One stretch of Pigmentiphaga aceris DNA includes these proteins:
- a CDS encoding ABC transporter ATP-binding protein — MPVRTPNTAAAPGAPFLSIRDLHVRFSAGHKTINALNGVDLQVARGETVALIGESGSGKSVTLRTLMRLHPPRRTTVTGKIEVGGRDVLAMSPKELAAFRGPVVSMVFQEPLLALDPVYTLGQQIEEMLRRHEPLTRPQARARALALFERVRIPSPERRLDAYPHEMSGGMRQRAMIALALACRPQILLADEPTTALDATVQIQILLLLRELQRELGLSIVFVTHDIGAAAEIADRVAVMYGGRIVEQGTMAQLLTAPRHPYTIALLKSRAHGAMEPGQRLETIAGSPPDLSALPAGCSFAPRCPLAVDACRTEVPPLVPLGDGQSARCIRLDQTASHTQGFVHVARP, encoded by the coding sequence ATGCCCGTGCGTACTCCGAACACAGCGGCTGCGCCCGGCGCACCGTTCCTGTCCATCCGCGACCTGCATGTGCGATTTTCTGCCGGCCACAAGACCATCAACGCATTGAATGGTGTGGACCTGCAAGTGGCACGCGGCGAGACCGTGGCCTTGATCGGTGAATCAGGGTCGGGCAAGAGCGTGACCTTGCGCACGCTGATGCGCCTGCATCCGCCACGTCGCACGACTGTCACCGGCAAGATCGAAGTTGGTGGCCGTGACGTGTTGGCCATGTCGCCAAAAGAACTGGCGGCCTTCCGTGGCCCGGTCGTGTCGATGGTGTTCCAGGAGCCCTTGCTGGCACTGGACCCGGTCTACACCCTGGGTCAGCAGATCGAAGAAATGCTGCGTCGGCACGAACCGCTGACCCGCCCCCAGGCCCGCGCGCGTGCGCTGGCGCTGTTTGAACGGGTGCGCATTCCCAGCCCGGAACGCCGCCTGGATGCCTACCCGCACGAGATGTCGGGCGGCATGCGGCAACGGGCGATGATTGCGCTGGCGCTGGCCTGCCGCCCGCAGATTTTGCTGGCCGACGAGCCCACCACGGCGCTCGACGCCACGGTGCAGATCCAGATTCTGCTGCTGCTGCGCGAGTTGCAGCGTGAGCTGGGTCTGTCGATTGTGTTCGTGACCCACGACATCGGTGCCGCCGCTGAAATCGCTGACCGGGTTGCCGTGATGTACGGCGGACGGATCGTCGAACAAGGCACGATGGCCCAGTTGCTGACTGCGCCCCGCCACCCCTATACGATTGCGCTGTTGAAAAGCCGTGCGCACGGCGCGATGGAACCCGGCCAGCGGCTGGAGACCATTGCCGGTTCGCCGCCCGACCTGTCTGCCTTGCCAGCGGGCTGTTCGTTCGCACCGCGTTGCCCGCTGGCGGTCGATGCTTGCCGCACGGAAGTGCCCCCGCTTGTTCCGCTTGGCGATGGTCAGAGCGCCCGTTGCATTCGCCTGGACCAGACCGCCTCACACACCCAAGGATTCGTGCATGTTGCTCGCCCATGA
- a CDS encoding ABC transporter ATP-binding protein, whose amino-acid sequence MDSSVISPPRASSAHTDIGGPQQSLLSVRGLIKHFPLSRSMFARGPATAVRAVDGVDFEIRKGETLGVVGESGCGKSTTARLVMQLTLQDKGELVFDGQTVGSRSLPLRDFRRQTQMVFQDSYSSLNPRMTIEDSIAFAPSVHGMPHKQAIATARSLLDRVGLAPARFAGRYPHELSGGQRQRVNIARALALSPRLVILDEAVSALDKSVEAQVLNLLLDLKEEFGLTYMFISHDLHVVRYVSQRVLVMYLGEVVEIGDVNEVFDNPRHPYTQALLRSMPSMDPNRRTEEVPLSGDPPNPINPPSGCRFHTRCPHVQPVCSQQKPLLSDETGHAVRCLMYQPGSGHSAAPMGVAA is encoded by the coding sequence ATGGACAGCAGCGTCATCTCTCCCCCTCGCGCATCGTCTGCCCACACCGATATCGGTGGCCCGCAGCAATCCCTGTTGTCGGTGCGCGGACTGATCAAGCACTTCCCCTTGTCGCGTTCGATGTTCGCGCGCGGCCCCGCCACCGCGGTACGCGCCGTTGACGGCGTGGACTTCGAGATCCGCAAAGGCGAAACCCTGGGCGTGGTCGGTGAGTCCGGCTGCGGCAAGTCGACCACGGCACGCCTGGTGATGCAGCTCACGCTGCAAGACAAAGGTGAACTGGTGTTCGATGGCCAGACGGTAGGATCCCGTTCCCTGCCCCTGCGCGACTTTCGCCGGCAGACACAGATGGTGTTTCAGGACAGCTATTCGTCCTTGAACCCGCGCATGACCATCGAGGACTCGATTGCATTTGCGCCCTCGGTGCACGGCATGCCGCACAAGCAGGCGATTGCCACGGCGCGCAGCCTGCTCGATCGCGTGGGTCTGGCTCCAGCGCGTTTTGCCGGCCGTTATCCGCACGAACTGTCGGGCGGCCAGCGCCAGCGCGTGAACATTGCGCGCGCATTGGCGCTGTCACCGCGCCTGGTGATTCTGGACGAAGCGGTGTCTGCGCTGGACAAGTCGGTCGAAGCCCAGGTGTTGAACCTGCTGCTGGACTTGAAAGAAGAGTTCGGCCTGACGTACATGTTCATCAGCCACGATCTGCACGTGGTGCGCTACGTGTCGCAACGGGTACTGGTGATGTACCTGGGCGAGGTGGTGGAAATCGGTGACGTGAACGAGGTCTTCGACAACCCGCGCCACCCTTACACCCAGGCCCTGCTGCGGTCCATGCCGTCGATGGACCCGAATCGCCGCACGGAAGAAGTGCCGCTGTCGGGCGACCCGCCAAACCCGATCAACCCACCGTCGGGTTGCCGTTTTCATACCCGCTGCCCGCACGTGCAGCCTGTCTGTAGCCAACAGAAGCCACTGCTGTCGGATGAAACCGGGCATGCGGTGCGCTGCCTGATGTATCAACCTGGCTCGGGTCATTCTGCTGCCCCGATGGGAGTCGCCGCATGA
- a CDS encoding ABC transporter permease — MSATSSALPTAINAVPQRSPGYWSNVLKRLRRDPMAMTAAGIILLIILVAVFAHWIMPADPFQAGMLRRLRPLGTPNYPLGTDELGRDMLSRLMLGARLSLFMGITPVIAAFVFGSAIGIIAGYAGGWVNTTIMRTVDVFYAFPSVLLAIALSGTLGAGIFNALLSLTIVFIPQIARVAESVTTQVRRSDYVDAARASGARPFTIVRAHVLPNALGPIFVYATSLISVSMILASGLSFLGLGVRPPEPEWGLMLNTLRTAIYSQPWVAALPGAMIFITSISFNLLSDGLRSAMEVKE; from the coding sequence ATGAGCGCCACATCTTCCGCACTGCCCACCGCCATCAATGCGGTTCCGCAACGCTCGCCGGGTTACTGGTCGAACGTACTGAAACGCCTGCGGCGCGATCCGATGGCCATGACAGCCGCCGGCATCATCTTGCTGATCATTCTGGTGGCTGTGTTTGCCCACTGGATCATGCCGGCCGATCCGTTCCAGGCCGGCATGTTGCGTCGCCTGCGCCCGCTGGGTACGCCCAATTATCCGCTGGGCACCGACGAACTGGGCCGCGACATGTTGTCGCGCCTGATGCTGGGTGCACGACTGTCGCTGTTCATGGGCATCACGCCGGTGATCGCAGCCTTTGTGTTCGGCAGCGCCATCGGCATCATCGCGGGGTATGCGGGTGGCTGGGTCAACACCACCATCATGCGCACCGTAGATGTGTTCTACGCCTTCCCGTCGGTACTGCTGGCGATTGCGCTGTCGGGCACGCTGGGTGCCGGCATTTTCAACGCGCTGCTGTCGCTCACCATCGTGTTCATTCCGCAGATTGCGCGCGTGGCCGAAAGCGTGACCACACAGGTGCGGCGCAGTGACTATGTGGATGCGGCACGCGCCTCGGGTGCCAGGCCGTTCACCATCGTGCGCGCCCATGTGTTGCCGAACGCACTGGGACCGATCTTCGTCTACGCCACCAGCCTGATCTCGGTATCGATGATCCTGGCCTCGGGCCTGTCCTTCCTGGGTCTGGGCGTGCGTCCGCCCGAACCGGAATGGGGCCTGATGCTGAACACCTTGCGCACCGCCATCTATTCCCAACCCTGGGTGGCAGCCTTGCCGGGCGCAATGATCTTCATCACCTCGATCTCGTTCAACCTGTTGTCGGACGGCTTGCGTTCGGCAATGGAAGTCAAGGAATGA
- a CDS encoding ABC transporter permease, whose translation MIRTLVHRVGYAIPIMFGVALLCFMLVHLAPGDPLVSILPADASADLQKQIMQLYGFDRSYPEQFASWLWRALHGDLGTSIASGRPVATEVFNAVGNTLILACVATMIGFFFGCLFGFVAGYFRNSIIDRVASLLSVIGVSVPHYWLGMVMVIIFSSQLMWLPPTGAGPGGSADWALDWAHIRHIILPAITMSVIPMGIIARTVRALVAETLSQEFVVGLRARGLTDFGVFCHVVKNCAPTALAVMGLQLGYLLGGSILIETVFSWPGTGFLLNTAIFQRDLPLLQGTILVLAMFFVLLNLVVDVLQSQFDPRIERG comes from the coding sequence ATGATACGAACCCTCGTCCATCGCGTCGGCTACGCCATCCCGATCATGTTCGGCGTGGCCTTGCTCTGTTTCATGCTCGTGCACCTTGCACCGGGCGATCCGCTGGTGTCGATCCTGCCCGCCGATGCATCGGCCGATCTGCAAAAGCAGATCATGCAGCTGTACGGTTTCGACCGGTCCTACCCTGAACAATTTGCGTCCTGGTTATGGCGTGCCTTGCACGGCGACCTGGGCACCTCGATTGCCTCTGGCCGCCCCGTGGCCACCGAGGTCTTCAATGCCGTCGGCAACACCCTGATCCTCGCCTGTGTGGCGACGATGATCGGGTTCTTCTTCGGCTGTCTGTTCGGCTTCGTGGCGGGCTACTTCCGCAATTCGATCATCGACCGCGTGGCCTCGCTGCTGTCGGTGATTGGCGTGAGCGTGCCGCACTACTGGCTTGGCATGGTGATGGTGATCATCTTCTCCAGCCAGCTGATGTGGTTGCCGCCAACCGGTGCCGGCCCTGGCGGCTCGGCCGACTGGGCACTGGACTGGGCACACATCCGCCACATCATCTTGCCCGCGATCACCATGTCGGTGATCCCGATGGGCATCATCGCGCGCACCGTGCGGGCACTGGTGGCAGAAACCTTGTCGCAGGAATTCGTGGTGGGTCTGCGCGCGCGCGGCCTGACCGACTTCGGTGTGTTCTGTCACGTGGTGAAGAACTGCGCACCGACCGCACTGGCCGTGATGGGCCTGCAATTGGGCTATCTGCTGGGCGGCTCGATCCTGATCGAAACCGTGTTCTCTTGGCCGGGTACCGGCTTTCTGTTGAACACCGCCATCTTCCAGCGCGACCTGCCCTTGTTGCAGGGCACGATCCTGGTGCTGGCGATGTTCTTTGTGCTGCTCAACCTGGTGGTCGACGTGCTGCAAAGCCAGTTCGATCCGCGCATCGAGCGAGGCTGA
- a CDS encoding ABC transporter substrate-binding protein, translating to MQAGSTGLKPLIAAIAVAIGTLAASPAMAQEKVLRIGMTAADIPRTLGQPDQGFEGNRFTGIPIYDALTHWDLSKSDGPSVMIPGLAESWAVTPTDQTKWIFKLRKGVKFHDGSDFNADAVVWNVGKVLDKSAEQFDASQVGVTASRMPTLVSARKIDDYTVELTTSEPDSFLPINLTNLFMASPTKWKAMLDAVPAGGEKAERAQKAWTAFAAQASGTGPFKVDKFVARERLELVKNAGYWDPKRTPKIDRVVLLPLPEANSRTAALVSGQVDWIEAPAPDALDTIKQRGFKIYANEQPHVWPWQLSFVEGSPWLDKRVRHAANLCVNRTEMKQLLGGMMAEPKGTVGPGHPWWGNPKFDIKYDPEAARKMMTEAGFSAAKPVKVKIQTSSSGSGQMQPLPMNEYVQQNLKDCYFDVQFDVVEWNTLFTNWRRGAKDPTANGANATNVSFAAMDPFFAMVRFTSTKTFPPVSNNWGYFGNAEVDELIRVARTSFEDKARDEALAKLHARIVEEAPFVWIAHDVGPRAISPKVKGVVQPKSWFIDIAPMSIE from the coding sequence ATGCAAGCAGGCAGCACTGGTTTGAAACCCCTCATCGCCGCCATCGCGGTAGCCATTGGCACCTTGGCCGCCAGCCCGGCCATGGCACAGGAAAAGGTCTTGCGCATCGGCATGACCGCCGCCGACATTCCCCGCACCCTGGGGCAGCCGGACCAAGGTTTTGAAGGCAACCGCTTCACGGGTATCCCGATCTACGACGCGCTCACGCATTGGGATCTGTCGAAGTCAGACGGCCCCAGCGTGATGATCCCTGGCCTGGCGGAATCCTGGGCAGTCACCCCGACCGACCAGACCAAGTGGATCTTCAAGCTGCGCAAGGGCGTGAAGTTCCATGACGGTTCTGACTTCAATGCCGATGCGGTGGTCTGGAACGTGGGCAAGGTGCTCGACAAGAGCGCCGAACAATTCGATGCCAGCCAGGTGGGGGTGACCGCCTCGCGCATGCCCACGCTGGTGTCGGCCCGCAAGATCGACGACTACACGGTCGAGCTGACCACGTCCGAGCCTGATTCCTTCCTGCCGATCAACCTGACCAACTTGTTCATGGCGTCGCCGACCAAGTGGAAGGCCATGCTGGATGCCGTGCCTGCGGGTGGCGAAAAAGCAGAACGTGCACAGAAAGCCTGGACCGCGTTTGCCGCACAGGCCTCGGGCACCGGCCCGTTCAAGGTCGACAAATTCGTGGCGCGTGAACGACTTGAACTGGTGAAGAACGCCGGTTACTGGGACCCGAAGCGCACGCCGAAGATCGACCGTGTGGTGTTGCTGCCGCTGCCTGAAGCCAACTCGCGTACCGCCGCACTGGTGTCCGGTCAGGTGGACTGGATCGAAGCCCCCGCACCCGATGCGCTCGACACCATCAAGCAACGCGGCTTCAAGATCTACGCCAACGAACAACCGCACGTCTGGCCCTGGCAACTGTCGTTTGTCGAAGGTTCGCCGTGGCTGGACAAGCGTGTGCGCCACGCGGCCAATCTGTGCGTGAACCGCACGGAAATGAAGCAGCTGCTGGGCGGCATGATGGCCGAACCCAAGGGCACGGTCGGCCCCGGCCACCCGTGGTGGGGCAACCCGAAGTTCGACATCAAGTACGACCCCGAAGCCGCCCGCAAGATGATGACCGAAGCCGGTTTCTCGGCCGCCAAGCCGGTCAAGGTGAAGATCCAGACCTCGTCGTCGGGCTCGGGCCAGATGCAGCCGCTGCCGATGAACGAATACGTGCAGCAGAACCTGAAGGACTGCTACTTCGACGTGCAGTTCGACGTGGTCGAGTGGAACACGCTGTTCACCAACTGGCGTCGTGGCGCAAAAGACCCGACGGCCAATGGTGCCAACGCCACCAACGTCAGCTTCGCCGCCATGGACCCGTTCTTTGCGATGGTGCGTTTCACCAGCACCAAGACCTTCCCGCCGGTCTCGAACAACTGGGGCTACTTCGGTAACGCCGAGGTGGACGAGCTGATCCGCGTGGCACGCACCAGCTTCGAGGACAAGGCACGCGACGAGGCACTGGCCAAGCTGCATGCCCGCATCGTCGAGGAAGCACCCTTCGTCTGGATTGCGCACGACGTCGGCCCGCGTGCGATCTCGCCCAAGGTCAAGGGTGTGGTTCAGCCCAAGAGCTGGTTCATCGACATCGCACCGATGTCGATCGAGTAA
- a CDS encoding UbiX family flavin prenyltransferase, whose amino-acid sequence MTTPAPRRLIVGVTGATGAIYAQRMLQALRAVGGIESHLIVSQAGQLNLQHELDLTRAEIDALADVVHPIRDVGASIASGSFPSAGMVVVPCSMKTLAAVAHGMADNLISRAADVVLKERRRLVLMVRETPLNLAHLRNMTSVTEMGGIIFPPLPAFYHRPQSIEEMVDHTVGRVLSLFDIDVDTPQWKGLKAERSD is encoded by the coding sequence ATGACGACACCCGCGCCCCGCCGGTTGATCGTCGGTGTCACCGGTGCCACCGGTGCCATCTATGCCCAACGCATGCTGCAAGCCCTGCGTGCCGTTGGCGGCATCGAGTCCCACCTGATCGTCTCGCAGGCCGGGCAACTCAATCTTCAGCATGAACTCGACCTGACCCGCGCGGAAATCGATGCGCTGGCTGACGTCGTGCACCCGATTCGTGATGTCGGTGCCAGCATTGCCAGCGGGTCGTTCCCGTCTGCCGGCATGGTGGTGGTGCCGTGTTCGATGAAGACGCTGGCTGCGGTTGCGCACGGCATGGCGGACAACCTGATTTCACGCGCTGCCGACGTGGTGCTGAAAGAGCGTCGCCGCCTGGTGTTGATGGTGCGCGAAACCCCGTTGAACCTGGCGCACCTGCGCAACATGACCTCGGTCACCGAGATGGGCGGCATCATATTCCCGCCCCTGCCCGCCTTCTATCACCGCCCGCAAAGCATCGAAGAGATGGTCGACCACACGGTTGGCCGGGTGCTGTCGCTGTTCGACATCGATGTCGATACACCGCAATGGAAGGGTTTGAAGGCGGAACGGTCGGACTGA
- the grxD gene encoding Grx4 family monothiol glutaredoxin, with the protein MSDVQEFIRKTVTDNPVVLFMKGTAQFPQCGFSGRAIQLLKSCGIKQLVTVNVLEDDEVRQGIKDYSNWPTVPQLYVKGEFIGGSDIVGEMHASGELQTLLDESGATA; encoded by the coding sequence ATGAGCGACGTCCAGGAATTCATCCGCAAGACCGTGACCGACAACCCGGTTGTCCTTTTCATGAAGGGCACCGCGCAGTTCCCGCAGTGCGGCTTTTCCGGTCGCGCCATTCAATTGCTGAAGTCGTGTGGCATCAAGCAATTGGTGACCGTGAACGTGCTGGAAGACGACGAAGTCCGCCAAGGCATCAAGGACTACTCGAACTGGCCGACCGTGCCCCAGCTGTACGTGAAGGGCGAGTTCATCGGCGGCTCCGACATCGTGGGCGAAATGCACGCTTCTGGCGAACTGCAAACGCTGCTGGACGAATCCGGCGCAACGGCCTGA
- the prmC gene encoding peptide chain release factor N(5)-glutamine methyltransferase, translated as MHERSPRALSKDCGLPRLEVSMLWQHLLGVSRTWLVAHDDKAVSEQAAADFAALAARRRNGEPMAYLLGEREFMGHRFAVGPGVLIPRPDTEVLVETGLACIADQANPTVIDLGTGSGAIAISIALARPDAHVTATDYSDAALKIARDNAHSLQARVEFVQGDWYQAVPADARFDLILSNPPYIAQGDHHLSEGDLRFEPSSALTDGADGLQALAILAAGAKQRLKPGGQIWLEHGWDQAEAVRALLSQAGLRNPSSRRDLAGIERISGASL; from the coding sequence ATGCACGAACGCTCTCCCCGCGCGCTGTCCAAGGATTGTGGCTTGCCCAGGCTGGAAGTGTCCATGCTGTGGCAACACCTGCTGGGCGTGTCACGCACCTGGCTGGTGGCGCATGACGATAAAGCCGTGTCCGAGCAGGCCGCCGCCGACTTCGCAGCCTTGGCCGCACGCCGTCGCAACGGCGAGCCGATGGCTTATCTATTAGGCGAACGCGAATTCATGGGCCACCGCTTTGCGGTCGGGCCTGGCGTGCTGATTCCCCGCCCCGATACCGAAGTGCTGGTGGAAACCGGCCTGGCCTGCATCGCAGATCAGGCCAACCCCACTGTCATCGACCTGGGCACCGGCAGCGGAGCCATCGCGATTTCGATTGCCCTGGCTCGACCAGACGCCCATGTCACCGCCACCGACTACAGCGACGCGGCCTTGAAAATCGCGCGCGACAACGCACATAGCTTGCAGGCGCGCGTCGAATTTGTACAAGGCGACTGGTACCAAGCCGTGCCGGCCGACGCCCGTTTCGATCTGATCCTGTCCAACCCGCCCTACATCGCCCAAGGCGACCACCATCTGTCGGAAGGCGATCTGCGCTTCGAGCCCAGCAGCGCACTGACGGACGGGGCCGATGGCTTGCAGGCGCTGGCTATCCTGGCGGCGGGCGCAAAACAGCGCCTGAAGCCCGGTGGCCAGATCTGGCTGGAGCATGGCTGGGACCAGGCAGAAGCGGTGCGTGCGCTGTTGAGCCAAGCCGGCCTGCGCAACCCATCCAGCCGGCGTGATCTTGCCGGAATCGAGCGTATTTCCGGCGCTTCCCTATAA